A DNA window from Novosphingobium sp. RL4 contains the following coding sequences:
- a CDS encoding TrbI/VirB10 family protein, translating into MRLRAEPPRVTRLSRKVLAGLGLVGSLGIGGALIYALQTRDGGGGNTELYSTENRSTADGLNGLPKDYTGPVLGPPLPGDLGRPILDAQNRGQPVPAPGMVTPGAVTPGLSAEEQRRLQEIEAARTGRLFASTETRNTGQPATTANVPTPLPDLTSLGLAPQPTTPTAQDRQLAFLNQTADRRTVAPDRVAAPASPNILQAGAVIPAALITGIRSDLPGQITAQVTENVYDSPTGRILLVPQGTRLIGQYDNGVGFGQRRVLLVWNRLIMPNGRSIVLERQPGADAEGYAGLEDGVDYHWGELFKAAALSTLLSIGANTGSSSDESDLLSAIRDGASDSIGQTGRQIVQRQLNIAPTLTIRPGFPVRVLVVRDLVLEPYGATP; encoded by the coding sequence ATGCGCCTTCGTGCCGAACCGCCGCGTGTCACCCGGTTGTCGCGGAAGGTTCTGGCTGGCCTCGGCCTGGTCGGCAGCCTCGGTATTGGAGGCGCGCTGATCTATGCGCTCCAGACCCGTGATGGCGGCGGCGGCAACACCGAACTCTATTCGACCGAGAACCGCTCGACCGCCGATGGTCTCAACGGCCTGCCGAAGGATTATACCGGCCCGGTTCTAGGTCCGCCGCTGCCCGGAGATCTCGGTCGGCCGATCCTTGATGCGCAGAACCGTGGCCAACCCGTGCCAGCACCGGGCATGGTCACGCCCGGCGCAGTGACGCCCGGCCTCAGCGCCGAAGAGCAGCGCCGGCTTCAGGAGATCGAAGCGGCACGGACCGGCCGGCTATTTGCTTCGACCGAGACGCGGAATACCGGACAGCCAGCCACGACCGCCAATGTCCCGACTCCGCTCCCGGACCTGACCAGCCTCGGTCTCGCGCCGCAGCCGACGACGCCCACAGCTCAGGACCGGCAACTGGCCTTCCTCAATCAGACGGCCGACCGGCGCACCGTCGCGCCCGATCGCGTTGCGGCCCCGGCCTCGCCGAACATCCTGCAAGCCGGGGCGGTGATCCCGGCGGCACTCATCACCGGCATCCGCTCCGATCTTCCCGGCCAGATCACCGCCCAGGTCACGGAGAACGTCTATGACAGCCCCACCGGCCGCATCCTGCTCGTACCACAGGGCACACGGCTGATCGGCCAGTACGACAATGGCGTCGGCTTCGGCCAGCGCCGTGTCCTGCTGGTATGGAACCGGCTCATCATGCCCAATGGCCGCTCGATCGTTTTGGAGCGACAGCCCGGCGCGGACGCCGAAGGCTATGCCGGTCTCGAGGATGGCGTCGATTATCATTGGGGCGAACTGTTCAAGGCTGCCGCCCTCTCGACGCTGCTCAGCATTGGCGCCAACACGGGATCGTCCAGCGACGAGAGCGATCTTCTCAGCGCCATCCGCGACGGCGCATCCGACAGCATCGGTCAGACCGGCAGGCAGATCGTCCAGCGCCAGCTCAACATCGCCCCGACGCTCACTATCCGGCCGGGCTTCCCTGTCCGCGTCCTTGTCGTGCGCGACCTGGTGCTCGAACCCTATGGAGCCACGCCATGA
- a CDS encoding DUF2274 domain-containing protein: MTKLKLGPIADDKPVKVTVELPAGLHRDLAAYADVLARESNHPPTDPVRLIVPMLERFIATDRAFAKARRATPAGRDGQP; this comes from the coding sequence ATGACCAAGCTGAAGCTCGGCCCGATCGCCGACGACAAGCCGGTGAAGGTGACGGTGGAACTGCCCGCCGGCCTCCATCGCGATCTTGCTGCCTATGCCGATGTGCTCGCCCGCGAGAGTAACCATCCGCCGACCGATCCCGTCCGCCTGATCGTGCCGATGCTGGAGCGGTTCATCGCCACCGATCGGGCTTTTGCCAAGGCGCGGCGGGCCACGCCGGCAGGTAGGGACGGGCAACCATGA
- a CDS encoding toxin-antitoxin system TumE family protein, whose amino-acid sequence MSEGRDPSLDALLDLDGQMLVVDPAGGHWVKFVATRIPVSPEKPHGLDYSLTLHGPSGERLVGFDNAHPVGRQKRGEPQDHRHRLQTVKPYDYQDAGTLMADFWQLVDAVLKERGVLP is encoded by the coding sequence ATGAGCGAGGGTCGCGATCCGAGCCTTGACGCTTTGCTGGATCTCGACGGCCAAATGCTCGTCGTCGATCCCGCAGGCGGTCACTGGGTCAAGTTCGTGGCGACGCGGATTCCGGTCTCCCCGGAGAAGCCGCATGGCCTCGACTACTCGCTCACGCTTCATGGGCCTTCGGGCGAACGGCTGGTCGGCTTCGACAATGCCCACCCGGTCGGTCGCCAGAAGCGGGGCGAGCCGCAGGATCACCGGCATCGGCTCCAGACCGTGAAGCCATACGACTATCAGGACGCCGGTACATTGATGGCCGACTTCTGGCAGTTGGTGGACGCGGTGCTGAAGGAACGAGGAGTTCTCCCATGA
- a CDS encoding helix-turn-helix domain-containing protein, with product MTTLKVGIADYEEMKARTMRIARGEEKPRPDEPKVWFTSTESFAKVLSAGNRELLRIIAEQAPGSVEELSDITGRAKSNLSRTLKTMVGYGLIRMERSGRKLAPKVIHDRVALDLPLTEHHAPLAMAAGGRS from the coding sequence ATGACGACGCTGAAGGTCGGGATTGCCGATTACGAAGAGATGAAAGCCCGAACGATGCGGATCGCACGCGGGGAGGAGAAGCCCAGGCCCGACGAGCCGAAGGTATGGTTCACCTCGACCGAATCCTTCGCCAAGGTGCTGTCTGCCGGGAACCGCGAGTTGTTGCGCATCATCGCCGAGCAGGCGCCCGGGTCGGTGGAGGAACTGTCCGACATCACCGGCAGGGCCAAGTCGAACCTGTCGCGGACCCTGAAAACCATGGTCGGCTATGGCCTGATCCGTATGGAGCGCAGTGGGCGCAAGCTCGCGCCGAAAGTCATCCATGATCGCGTGGCGCTGGACCTGCCTTTGACGGAGCACCATGCGCCGCTCGCCATGGCAGCGGGAGGCCGGTCATGA
- a CDS encoding recombinase family protein: protein MSIPDQKRQGEAYCLSRGYQLIDTFVEPGATATNDRRPEFQRMIEAGTTKPAPFDIVVVHSFSRFFRDHFELEFYVRKLAKNGVKLISITQEMGDDPMHVMMRQIMALFDEYQSKENGKHVMRALKENARQGFWNGALPPIGYRIVAAEQRGAKTKKKLEIDPLHADTVRLIYRLALEGNGTSGPMGVKAIVSHLNARRIFTRDGGRWGIGQLHRILTRRTYIGEHEFNKRAKTKELKPLSEIVTVPVPPLIDLETFDAVQAHLKARNPKVTPPRVVSGPTLLTGICFCAKCGGAMTIRTGKGGRYRYYTCSIKARQGETGCSGRSIPMEKLDDIVAEHIEDRLLQPDRLEEVLASVLDRRHERAERRQEHIGELNRRAAESDLRLKRLYDAIESGVADLSDPALKDRIAGLKALRDQAQVDAERAQATLESSGNQAVTPATVRRFADVARQRIRLDGGGYRRDHLRAFAQRVEVAETEVRIMGSKGELLRTLAAVSGGKSAAIGVPSLGLKWRTGWDSNPR from the coding sequence GTGTCGATCCCCGACCAGAAGCGCCAGGGCGAGGCCTACTGCCTGTCGCGCGGCTACCAGCTTATCGACACCTTCGTCGAGCCGGGCGCGACCGCCACCAACGATCGCCGCCCCGAGTTCCAGCGCATGATCGAGGCGGGCACCACCAAGCCCGCACCCTTCGATATCGTCGTCGTCCACTCATTCAGCCGCTTTTTCCGCGATCACTTCGAGCTGGAGTTCTACGTCCGCAAGCTGGCGAAGAATGGCGTGAAGCTCATCTCGATCACCCAGGAGATGGGCGACGATCCAATGCACGTCATGATGCGCCAGATCATGGCGTTGTTCGATGAGTATCAGTCCAAGGAAAACGGCAAGCATGTCATGCGCGCCTTGAAGGAGAACGCCCGGCAGGGCTTCTGGAACGGCGCATTACCGCCGATCGGCTATCGCATCGTCGCGGCCGAGCAGCGCGGGGCCAAGACAAAGAAAAAGCTGGAGATCGATCCGCTACACGCCGACACGGTGCGGCTGATCTACCGGCTGGCGCTGGAGGGGAACGGTACGTCCGGCCCAATGGGCGTCAAGGCGATCGTGTCGCATCTGAATGCCCGTCGCATCTTCACCCGCGATGGTGGGCGCTGGGGAATCGGCCAGCTTCACCGTATTTTGACCCGCCGCACCTATATCGGCGAGCACGAGTTCAACAAGCGCGCCAAGACCAAAGAGTTGAAGCCGCTCAGCGAGATCGTCACGGTACCCGTGCCGCCGCTGATCGACCTTGAGACCTTCGACGCGGTACAGGCGCATCTGAAAGCCCGCAATCCCAAGGTCACGCCGCCGCGCGTCGTCAGCGGCCCGACCTTGCTCACTGGCATCTGCTTCTGCGCCAAGTGCGGCGGCGCCATGACCATCCGCACCGGCAAGGGTGGGCGCTATCGCTACTATACCTGCTCGATCAAGGCGCGGCAGGGCGAGACCGGTTGCTCGGGCCGCTCGATCCCCATGGAGAAGCTCGACGACATCGTCGCCGAGCATATCGAGGATCGGCTGCTTCAGCCCGACCGGCTGGAGGAGGTGCTGGCCTCGGTCCTCGACCGCCGGCACGAACGGGCAGAGCGTAGGCAAGAGCATATCGGCGAGTTGAACCGCCGGGCGGCCGAGAGCGACCTTCGCCTCAAGCGGCTCTACGACGCCATCGAATCAGGCGTGGCCGATCTGTCCGATCCGGCGCTGAAAGACCGCATCGCCGGGTTGAAGGCCCTCCGCGATCAGGCGCAGGTGGATGCCGAGCGGGCGCAAGCCACGCTTGAAAGCTCCGGCAATCAAGCGGTCACGCCGGCCACCGTGCGCCGGTTCGCCGACGTGGCGCGCCAGCGCATCAGGCTCGACGGGGGCGGTTATCGGCGGGATCACCTGCGCGCGTTCGCCCAGCGGGTCGAGGTCGCCGAGACCGAAGTTCGCATCATGGGATCGAAGGGAGAGCTGCTTCGCACACTTGCGGCCGTTTCCGGAGGGAAATCGGCGGCAATCGGCGTGCCCAGCTTGGGACTGAAATGGCGGACAGGGTGGGATTCGAACCCACGGTGA
- a CDS encoding lytic murein transglycosylase, whose translation MTVSSKLRSLRLPFLAAALAAMPMASVLEAQPVVQSVGGQSFDSYLQAVGARARREGVSEATISRVLTGLTPNQRVVELDSAQPSRATTPPPVAPYIAQHVGPSIIARGRARYADLSGIVPSIERRYGVPAPILFAIWGHETNYGSYVGDFDLARSLATLAWEGRRRALFEGELVALLKMVDQGVPTYRLKGSWAGAFGYPQFLPSVYLRLAVDGDGNGTRDIFTSPADTIASIANYFRDAGWRAGQPWGVRVSVPSGLNVDSYASKLAAPSCDRVHARHSQWKTVSEWRALGVTPQRAIADNVLTSLFQPDGPGTPAYLLTGNYRVILQYNCSNYYALSVGLLADEIAR comes from the coding sequence ATGACTGTTTCTTCGAAGCTTCGTTCCCTGCGTCTCCCTTTCCTTGCAGCCGCCCTTGCCGCCATGCCGATGGCCTCGGTTCTCGAGGCGCAGCCAGTGGTTCAGAGCGTGGGAGGGCAGAGCTTCGACAGCTATTTGCAAGCGGTGGGCGCGCGGGCGCGCCGGGAGGGCGTTTCCGAGGCGACCATTTCGCGGGTGCTCACCGGGCTCACGCCGAACCAGCGAGTGGTCGAACTGGATTCGGCGCAGCCAAGCCGCGCGACAACGCCTCCGCCGGTTGCTCCCTATATTGCCCAGCACGTCGGGCCGAGCATCATTGCTCGTGGACGTGCGCGTTATGCAGACCTTTCCGGCATCGTTCCCTCGATAGAGCGTAGATATGGCGTTCCTGCGCCCATACTGTTCGCGATCTGGGGGCATGAGACGAACTACGGCAGCTATGTCGGCGATTTCGACCTGGCGCGCTCACTCGCGACACTGGCCTGGGAAGGGCGCCGTCGGGCGCTGTTCGAGGGCGAGCTTGTGGCGCTGCTCAAGATGGTGGATCAGGGCGTTCCCACTTACCGTCTCAAGGGAAGCTGGGCAGGGGCCTTCGGCTACCCCCAGTTCCTGCCGAGCGTGTACCTGCGGCTGGCTGTCGATGGTGACGGCAATGGAACCCGCGATATCTTCACCAGCCCGGCAGACACTATCGCGTCGATCGCAAATTATTTTCGCGATGCAGGATGGCGTGCGGGGCAGCCATGGGGCGTTCGCGTATCGGTGCCTTCCGGGCTCAATGTCGATAGTTACGCCAGCAAGCTTGCAGCGCCTAGCTGCGACCGTGTCCACGCCCGTCATTCCCAGTGGAAGACCGTTTCGGAATGGCGGGCTCTCGGCGTGACACCGCAGCGCGCGATTGCCGACAACGTGCTGACATCGCTGTTCCAGCCTGACGGGCCGGGCACGCCGGCCTATCTGTTAACCGGGAATTATCGGGTCATCCTTCAGTACAACTGCTCGAACTACTACGCACTGTCCGTGGGGTTGCTTGCAGATGAGATTGCCCGTTAA
- a CDS encoding septal ring lytic transglycosylase RlpA family protein, with protein MRLPVNHALPLAALILSIAAPAFGKDRGPVLPASGPAGDYPVVLGDPFTIGGTTWTPIDQLNYDAVGMASVGQGSGVTAAHKTLPLPAYVEVTALGTGRTILVRLERRGPMVNDALIELSPEAAAQLGIAGGAHAPVRVRRVNPPEVERAMLRSGGKAPERMETPEGLLKVLRRKLESQSPLLPPPSTPPTMPKGPAVQPAATPEIHSQKANPGPVAVAVPPKVEKKSPATQQPQETVAHVPAKPAPSVVKYGSQVVQIGAFSVEENARKAARPLGASVSRAGKFWRVQMGPFANSAQAAAALEKARAAGYSDARIQRAN; from the coding sequence ATGAGATTGCCCGTTAACCATGCGCTGCCACTTGCGGCGCTGATTCTATCGATTGCCGCTCCGGCGTTTGGCAAGGACCGTGGTCCCGTCCTGCCTGCAAGCGGGCCTGCCGGCGACTATCCGGTCGTCCTCGGCGATCCGTTCACCATTGGCGGGACGACGTGGACGCCGATTGACCAGCTCAACTACGATGCCGTGGGAATGGCTTCCGTGGGCCAAGGCAGCGGAGTGACCGCCGCTCACAAGACCTTGCCGTTGCCGGCTTATGTCGAAGTCACCGCACTGGGAACCGGTCGTACGATCCTGGTCCGGCTGGAGCGGCGGGGGCCCATGGTGAACGATGCACTCATCGAACTTTCGCCGGAAGCAGCGGCGCAGCTCGGCATCGCGGGCGGTGCCCATGCACCTGTTCGCGTGCGACGCGTCAATCCTCCCGAAGTGGAGCGGGCCATGCTGCGAAGCGGCGGCAAGGCGCCCGAGCGGATGGAAACGCCGGAAGGCTTGCTCAAGGTCTTGCGGCGCAAGCTCGAAAGCCAGTCGCCGTTGCTGCCGCCGCCGTCCACACCCCCTACGATGCCGAAGGGGCCGGCAGTCCAACCCGCTGCCACGCCGGAAATTCATTCGCAAAAAGCGAATCCCGGCCCCGTCGCGGTAGCGGTGCCGCCGAAGGTTGAGAAAAAATCTCCCGCCACGCAGCAACCCCAGGAAACAGTAGCCCATGTGCCTGCCAAACCTGCGCCATCGGTTGTAAAATATGGCTCGCAAGTTGTTCAGATTGGCGCATTTTCTGTTGAAGAAAATGCTCGCAAGGCAGCGCGTCCTCTTGGTGCAAGCGTGAGCAGGGCGGGCAAGTTCTGGCGTGTGCAGATGGGGCCCTTCGCAAACAGTGCACAAGCCGCCGCAGCGCTGGAGAAGGCCCGGGCGGCAGGGTATAGCGACGCACGAATCCAGCGCGCGAATTGA